A DNA window from Janibacter sp. A1S7 contains the following coding sequences:
- a CDS encoding crotonase/enoyl-CoA hydratase family protein: MPRHVTTTIEDGVAHLRLDRPDKLNALTLEMLDDLAAAAHGLRSDRRLRAVIVSGEGDSFCAGLDFGSAMKDQAGIFARFVPRPWRGTNTFQEAAWALRRIPVPVIAAVDGHCLGGGLQIALAADFRISHPEATWSVLEGRWGIIPDMSGVHALSQLVGIDVAKKLTMTAEKISGQQAKELGLVTELALDPVAAATMLATQLSERSPDALASTKRLFDDTWHKGPRATFVRERVEQLGLLFGANTRRARQANVQRQPPEYLPRSRKLVR; the protein is encoded by the coding sequence ATGCCCCGCCACGTCACCACCACGATCGAGGACGGTGTCGCGCACCTGCGCCTGGACCGGCCCGACAAGCTCAACGCGCTCACCCTGGAGATGCTCGACGACCTCGCGGCCGCGGCCCACGGGCTGCGCAGCGACCGCCGCCTGCGCGCGGTCATCGTCTCCGGGGAGGGCGACTCCTTCTGCGCCGGACTGGACTTCGGCTCGGCGATGAAGGACCAGGCGGGGATCTTCGCCCGCTTCGTACCGCGGCCCTGGCGCGGGACCAACACCTTCCAGGAGGCGGCTTGGGCGCTGCGCCGGATCCCGGTGCCCGTCATCGCCGCCGTCGACGGCCACTGTCTCGGTGGCGGCCTGCAGATCGCGCTCGCGGCCGACTTCCGCATCTCCCACCCCGAGGCGACCTGGTCGGTCCTCGAGGGCAGGTGGGGGATCATCCCGGACATGTCGGGCGTGCACGCACTCTCCCAGCTCGTCGGCATCGACGTCGCCAAGAAGCTGACGATGACGGCGGAGAAGATCTCCGGGCAGCAGGCCAAGGAACTCGGCCTCGTCACCGAGCTGGCGCTCGACCCCGTCGCTGCGGCGACGATGCTGGCCACTCAGCTGTCCGAGCGCTCGCCGGACGCACTCGCCAGCACCAAGCGGCTCTTCGACGACACGTGGCACAAGGGCCCACGCGCCACCTTCGTCCGGGAGCGCGTCGAGCAGCTGGGGCTGCTCTTCGGCGCGAACACCCGACGTGCCCGTCAGGCCAATGTCCAGCGGCAGCCGCCCGAGTACCTGCCGCGCAGCCGGAAGCTCGTGCGATGA
- a CDS encoding saccharopine dehydrogenase family protein: protein MTSPTDRREYDIVLVGATGFVGRLTAAHLRDHAPEGLRIALAGRSRAKLDAVAAEMGGAAGSWPRLIIDVTDPAACADIAASTRVLVTTVGPYARYGYELVKACALAGTHYADLTGEVLFVRDTSEAFHDVAHRSGARVVHSCGFDSIPSDLGVLETARVVAEEGAGQLTDTVLYVRSLKGALSGGTIDSMRQQAIAARESLEARRAMTDPYGLSPDRAAEPTRAERIEAGTKDESSGPLKRFGSRLPVRRTDDGHWTGPFIMASYNTRIVRRSNALLDWRYGRAFRYHEVSDFGTRRSSPFAATGMTAGLLGLVGGMSFRPTRALLAKVLPAPGEGPDEEARANGRFRMEVVATTTSGARYATTVAAKADPGYNGTAIMLGQSALCLAEDDLTSEGGVLTPAVALGPALVERLREHDFVIETRRLD from the coding sequence ATGACTTCCCCCACTGACCGGCGCGAGTACGACATCGTCCTCGTCGGCGCGACCGGTTTCGTCGGTCGCCTCACGGCGGCCCACCTGCGGGACCACGCACCCGAGGGCCTGCGCATCGCCCTGGCCGGGCGCTCCCGGGCCAAGCTGGACGCCGTCGCTGCCGAGATGGGTGGTGCCGCCGGCTCGTGGCCACGCCTGATCATCGACGTCACGGACCCGGCCGCGTGCGCCGACATCGCCGCGTCGACCCGCGTCCTGGTCACGACCGTCGGCCCCTACGCCCGCTACGGCTACGAGCTGGTCAAGGCCTGCGCGTTGGCCGGCACGCACTACGCGGACCTGACCGGTGAGGTCCTCTTCGTCCGCGACACCAGCGAGGCCTTCCACGACGTCGCCCACCGCAGCGGTGCCCGGGTCGTCCACTCGTGCGGCTTCGACTCCATCCCCTCCGACCTCGGCGTCCTGGAGACCGCGCGGGTGGTGGCCGAGGAGGGGGCCGGGCAGCTGACCGACACGGTCCTCTACGTGCGCAGCCTCAAGGGTGCACTCTCCGGCGGCACCATCGACTCCATGCGCCAGCAGGCCATCGCCGCACGTGAGTCCCTCGAGGCCCGACGTGCCATGACCGACCCCTACGGCCTCAGTCCCGACCGGGCGGCCGAGCCGACCCGCGCCGAGCGGATCGAGGCCGGGACGAAGGACGAGTCGTCAGGCCCGCTCAAGCGCTTCGGCTCCCGCCTCCCGGTACGTCGGACGGACGACGGCCACTGGACGGGCCCCTTCATCATGGCCTCCTACAACACACGGATCGTGCGTCGCAGCAACGCCCTGCTGGACTGGCGGTACGGACGAGCCTTCCGCTACCACGAGGTGAGCGACTTCGGGACGCGCCGGTCCTCCCCCTTCGCCGCCACCGGCATGACCGCCGGACTGCTCGGCCTCGTCGGCGGCATGTCCTTCCGGCCGACCCGGGCGCTGCTCGCCAAGGTGCTGCCGGCCCCCGGAGAGGGGCCGGACGAGGAGGCACGCGCCAACGGCCGCTTCCGGATGGAGGTCGTCGCCACGACGACGAGCGGGGCGCGGTACGCCACGACCGTCGCGGCCAAGGCCGACCCCGGCTACAACGGCACGGCGATCATGCTCGGACAGTCCGCGCTCTGCCTCGCCGAGGACGACCTCACGAGCGAAGGGGGCGTGCTCACCCCCGCGGTGGCGCTCGGCCCGGCGCTCGTGGAGCGCCTGCGGGAGCACGACTTCGTCATCGAGACCCGCCGCCTGGACTGA
- a CDS encoding SRPBCC family protein: MTTTNAPLLETETEIAAPPEAVWAVIADPRALGGLSDQVLRTHVVGTAPVGLGTRTININRRGPLLWPTRAKVVRFEPTRDYAFRIKDNASIWSFELTPTATGTRVVHRREAPNGTTKVSRMLQEKVLGGVGEFDQELTLGMATTLERLKALLERS; this comes from the coding sequence ATGACGACCACGAACGCACCGCTGCTCGAGACCGAGACCGAGATCGCCGCCCCGCCCGAGGCCGTGTGGGCCGTGATCGCCGACCCGCGCGCCCTGGGTGGGCTGAGCGACCAGGTGCTGCGCACCCACGTCGTCGGGACCGCGCCGGTGGGGCTGGGCACGCGCACGATCAACATCAACAGGCGTGGGCCGCTGCTGTGGCCCACCCGCGCGAAGGTCGTGCGTTTCGAGCCGACACGCGACTACGCGTTCCGGATCAAGGACAACGCGAGCATCTGGTCCTTCGAGCTGACCCCCACGGCCACCGGAACCCGGGTGGTCCACCGGCGCGAGGCGCCGAACGGCACGACGAAGGTCTCCCGGATGCTGCAGGAGAAGGTCCTCGGGGGTGTCGGGGAGTTCGACCAGGAGTTGACCCTGGGCATGGCCACGACCCTCGAGCGACTCAAGGCGCTCCTCGAGCGCAGCTGA
- a CDS encoding GNAT family N-acetyltransferase, with protein MTEGDPQAGFLPIVPAGLPEGWVSRAPEEADVEEIVGLALAEKLEVEGSGTVQADVIAGEAVGQGAWTRRQVVVLDTEGRIRVWARVHDRAAGRTNVDLTADPGLTREQEQHLAGILLDWAEQVALSIARGRGLGGTRLDVSVHEADDRLRSMLAPAGYHLARTWLQMTRPRRPGDEDLAETHRREGVVARRIAKREDGTPVAADLQSVYRMIEESFADHFNSYRESFPEFLARLRESPGHRWDHWWIADIDVEGQWVPGGAVAALVLPPDEGGVEGTYIDYIGVHRLARGRGVAKALLHTVLADTARRGRNRVSLEVDADSPTGADGLYESMGWTTRYRTESWHRDVRLEGTDDPVPSARLDD; from the coding sequence ATGACCGAGGGGGACCCGCAGGCCGGCTTCCTCCCGATCGTCCCCGCGGGGCTCCCCGAGGGCTGGGTGAGTCGCGCGCCGGAGGAGGCGGACGTCGAGGAGATCGTCGGGCTCGCCCTCGCGGAGAAGCTCGAGGTCGAGGGCTCCGGCACCGTCCAGGCGGACGTGATCGCCGGCGAAGCCGTCGGGCAGGGCGCCTGGACCCGTCGTCAGGTCGTCGTGCTCGACACCGAGGGGCGGATCCGGGTGTGGGCCCGCGTCCACGACCGGGCCGCCGGACGGACCAACGTCGACCTGACCGCCGACCCCGGGCTCACCCGCGAGCAGGAGCAGCACCTCGCCGGGATCCTGCTCGACTGGGCCGAGCAGGTCGCCCTGAGCATCGCCCGCGGACGCGGCCTCGGCGGCACGCGACTCGATGTCTCCGTGCACGAGGCCGACGACCGCCTGCGCTCGATGCTCGCCCCGGCCGGGTACCACCTCGCCCGGACCTGGCTGCAGATGACGCGCCCTCGCCGACCCGGTGACGAGGACCTGGCCGAGACCCACCGCCGCGAGGGGGTCGTCGCCCGGCGGATCGCCAAGCGTGAGGACGGCACTCCCGTGGCGGCCGACCTGCAGTCGGTCTACCGGATGATCGAGGAGTCCTTCGCGGACCACTTCAACTCCTACCGGGAGTCCTTCCCCGAGTTCCTCGCCCGGTTGCGGGAGTCCCCCGGCCACCGCTGGGACCACTGGTGGATCGCCGACATCGACGTCGAGGGCCAGTGGGTCCCGGGCGGTGCCGTCGCCGCGCTCGTGCTGCCGCCCGATGAGGGTGGCGTCGAGGGCACCTACATCGACTACATCGGCGTTCACCGCCTGGCGCGCGGGCGGGGTGTGGCCAAGGCGCTGCTGCACACCGTCCTCGCCGACACCGCCAGACGTGGTCGCAACCGCGTGTCCCTCGAGGTCGACGCGGACAGCCCGACGGGCGCCGACGGACTCTACGAGTCGATGGGGTGGACCACCCGCTACCGCACCGAGTCGTGGCACCGCGACGTGCGTCTCGAGGGCACGGACGACCCGGTGCCCTCGGCGCGCCTGGACGACTGA